The DNA region tgccctcaggtggtcagggagagcgttccacagactgggagcggcggagcagaaagtccggtctcccatagttcggagcttagtcctcggaggttggaggaggttagcctgtccggaacggaggtgtcgtgtggaggatttgggggtgagcagttctttgaaatagaggggggcatttccatgccttgttcttcttcttcatcttcgtaTGGGAAGTGACGGTTCCAGTAGAAGTGTGTACAATTCTTCACATGTTTGGGCATGTGTTGGACAGCCAGGCCACAGTATTGTCATGTGCCCCATTTGGAAGACGGTAAAGGGGGCAAGATATTATGATGTGGTCCACCTGGTGTTCCTCTGCACCACATTCCCAAAACACCATTTGTGCATTGTTGAGTGGAATAGTGCGATGACATTTTGAAGCCGATTTAATCGGTTCTCTTAAAGTGAAGGACAGGTTTCTGGAATATACTTATAGAGTCTGGATGTGCACTTCTTCCACTGCATGCTCCATTTGCAATCCACCCAACATGCTCCACTAGTGCTGGTGGACTCTGCAAAGTCATTTAGCAGTTCCGATGTGATAACTACAAATGGTGTCTTGATTTAGGTTGTCGCTGACGCACACAAATGCCCGGGCTCTTGTGCCAACAATGTGGCTCTTTTGTGGCAAAGCTCAGCTGCTTGGACGTCTGTCAGAACAAATATGTTGTCTGTATCTGCCTGATCAAATATGACTAAGACCAAAAAGGTGGTGCCATGTTAATGTGAACAATCTTCATATGTAACAGTGGCATGCCTTCAGGCGTCATGGTGGGTATTTAGGAGCTGGGAACTTGAGGTGAAGTTGAAGACGGTGGAGCGAGATTGAACAGCACACATCTCTGGTGAGTAGAAGAGAAAGATGGCAGAGGTTGATGCAGTACAATTAACATTGTTCCGTTTGCAGGTCGGTCATTCTGAGCCATGccttctgctgtgacaactaTCCTCCTGATGGGGGCGCTGATGGTCGCCCCTGCTTATTCTTGTAATAAACAAAGCGTCAGTAATGTTTACTCTGACGAGCAGCGGGTAAAAGCTGACAGTATTTTGTGTCACAGGGACTTTTGCAGAGGTGGCTGCTCATTGTGCCACCACCGAGCTGCAGCCATGTGATGCTGGGGAGTACCGCCTGAACGATGACAGCTGCGTCAAATTTCTAACCTCCCAGATGACTTTCAAGGAAGCCCAGGTGAGACTCCAGTAAACAAAAGCAGCTACAGTAAAAATCTTCTGGTCCTGATCTTCTACTTTGTCTATCTATCAGGAAGGGTGTCAGTTAGACGACGGTGCTGTGGTCAAATTGACAAGCCTTGACGAGCACAAAAAGCTGGTGTGTATGATGTTTGCTGCTTTTCCGTTTCGACTCCACTACTGGATTGGTGCCAAAAGAGGACCAGTAAGCAGCCAACATACTGATGATGATAAGTTAATGAAGAGATGTTTAGCACGTTTGTCTTCATTTCAGGATGCTTTTGAATGGATCAATGGAGGTGAACCACTGGAGACTGCTCCTTGGCGTGAAGGTCAGCCTGATAACTTCAACGGCAATGAGAACTGCGTGTGGATGAACTCTGGCTGTAAGTTGAACTAAACATCTCGCTTAACGTCCGTCTCAGCATCACACTGAACGTTGTCTCCTGTCTCTGTCCAGCTTGGGGTCCATTCAACGACGGGCCGTGCTCCGAGTTAAGCGCTGTGCCATGTCAGATCGCAAAGTGATTGTTTGCTTCTCCAAGGGCACGAGGAGCCGCGCTGTTTGTCTACTCAAGAGCACAAACACGCTTTTACTTTCATTCCAATAAACTTCAAGCATCAGACAGTTTGTTTCTGCTTCTGCTTGCATTTGACGTTAACATTTTATCTATTGGGTGCCGAATGTAAAATTTAAATCACAGTTTTCGAGCTAATGTATTTGGAATCTTTAGCTCACCTTTCTCGCTTGCAGCTCATTTTCTTTACATGTGAAGGATACATTTAATGAGGGATATACAGTAAATgtgaaatctaaatgttaaatatacattttgaatACAAACATTAAATATAAACGTTAAATCTAAATCGCAAATCGAAATCCTAAATCttgaatgtacaaaccccgtttccatatgtgttgggaaattgtgttagatgtaaatataaacggaatacaatgatttgcaaatcattttcaacccatattcagttgaatatgctacaaagacaacatatttgatgttcaaactgataaacatttttttttctgcaaataatcattaactttagaatttgatgccagcaacacgtggcaaagaagttgggaaaggtggcaataaatactgataaagttgaggaatgctcatcaaacacttatttggaacatcccacaggtgaacaggcaaattgggaacaggtgggtgccatgattgggtataaaagtagattccatgaaatgcttagtcattcacaaacaaggatggggcgagggtcaccactttgtcaacaactgtgtgagcaaattgttgaacagtttaagaaaaacctttctcaaccagctattgcaaggaatttagggatttcaccatctacggtccgtaatatcatcaaaaggttcagagaatctggagaaatcactgcacgtaagcagctatgcccgtgaccttcgatccctcaggctgtactgcatcaacaagcgacatcagtgtgtaaaggatatcaccacacgggctcaggaacacttcagaaatccactgtcagtaactacagttagtcgctacatctgtaagtgcaagttaaaactgtcctatgcaaggcgaaaacatggccggcccgtggcataggccgtataggcaaatgctaagggcgccgtccatcagggggcgccacgccagtgccataaatgttggagaaaaaaaaaagaaaaaaaagttggtactcttatttctaaatacaaaaaaataatcccacgttaattaaaatgcaaagtaaagattatttaatagaaatattatttgttacaacattaggcccccccctcccttcctgtatcatgactctttttggacgtcaccacatcaaaaaatcaacacaagatgtcaaaacgcccaaaactgtcaggtgcccagggaagaaaaaagagaaaagaagaggagaaacgagaaaaagacagaggtagcaggtaggtaacgttagcctacatgaaattatttgtctgttacagaatgtgatagtaacctggctttttagcattaagctaatgttacatgattcggcaattgctaatcaataaatagctagttctgttttaacgtcgggttaatattgtggagggggcctaattgttatggaaaataataatgtaacgttaggtaattacagtactcccaccttacattcctcagggacatttgtattagatcttttaagcaggtgttttttgtttacattattattgccttctggttagctaatgtttgccctgcaggtaatagtcacttttccacccctttatatattaggtatagttgtaagcctagttgttaaagtgcacatcattaatgttaattaagcaatatcacatgagagggaatgctgttttttaatttgagcactgctgtgattgggttgaaaataatcataacataacattctcatataatatgttaatttgctttctttaagtaaaaaaaaaggtcaaaaaacaaaactattcggtttcttgtgagtatatacacttcactgccgatgtgggggggcgccacctaaaatcttgcctagggcgccagattggttagggccaggcctggttgtGATGGAGCAGTATTGGTGTATGTGGTGTGTGTGCACCAAAAGGATGGGAAAACTCCACTCCTTTGAGTTTCATTTCAAGAGCTTTGGGAAAACAAAAAATTGCAAACTCCTTTGGTACACATATCCTCCTCATTAGCTTCTTTCTACTCAACATTAACAAGAGATTAAGTTTGTTTGTGCGTCGTCTGTTCTCTGTGCCAATGCTCTATGTGGAGACGTACTCCCTGACCTCTCTTACAACATGTATGAGAAACATAAATTGTAATATACATATTAGGAAATACTTGAATCATATTTGACAGTTGTCATTTAGCTTCACAAAGGTCACTGTCAGTAAGTTTTGGTTTTGAAGGAAAACTAGGATTTTTACAAAAAGTGTTTGAAGAAATCAGCtctgacatgacacaaaactttaTTCATCCCAAATGGCAACactctggctttaagaaacactaaatcaAATCAAGGAAATAAATTGTGTTAGGAACAGTTTCATTTTAGATCAAACAGAGTTAAAATTATGGGATGACTCAATTCTGAGGAAAAGAATATGGAATCAgcctgtacatattcatttccaaAGCCTGCATCAGATTAAAGCTATTCATTAGTCGGCGTTTaaaccttggagagctgttgcaccaggtggactgacatgaatcatggctccaacaccagagatgtcaattgaaacaCATGAGATGATGATCAAAGTTCCTCAAGACAGTAAATCATCGcgcaatgttgcaaaagatgttgattgttcacagtcagctgtgtctaaagTGAAACCAAGTGAAACGTCAAAACATTGAAGCAATATGTCTTAAAAACAGTAAATCTTCAGCAAAACAAATGGGCGGCGACAAGAGTCACCGTTTGTAAATGAGATTTAAACACAGAACATCTCAAATACAAAGCTATCATTAACACCTaaacagaaaacaaaacaaagttaTGATGTGCTATGGAAAGGCAGTcgtggactatggatgactgaATGGAAGTCACATTCAGTGATGAATCATAAGCCTGCATTGGGCAAGGTGATGATGGTGGAACTTTTTGTTTGGTACGACTTATGAAGACGACAGTAacagcagtaacagttagagatgctagaatcatttaagtcccatcttaaaactcatttgtatactctagcctttaaatagaccccccttttagaccagttgatctgccgtttcttttctgctctgcccccttctCCTTCTGTCAGGTtctaacactgatgacatctaataatcagacaagaagcaaggaatcatgcagagacagagttcaatttagaagaatcagctttattgtcattacgcagggtaacgagattgaggccattccatacggtgcgataaaacaaatgtacactctatacagtgggtgaaatgaatatgtacatgaatatctacatgaaacagggtggttggtggaatggatTATTGCACCGAAGaaaaggcagttatgagggtcaatggggaagtctgttcagggtggttatggccctggggaagaagctgttctttagcctgttcgtcttggttttaatgcacctgtagcgcttcccagagggcagcaggtggaacaggtcagagccagggtgggtgctgtccttgatgatggcactggctctgttgaggcagcgggaggtgtagatgtccatcagagaggggagagggcggccgatgatcttctgagccgtcttgaccactctttgcagcctctccctgtctgctgcagtgcagctgccgtaccatactgtaatacagtaggtcagcaggctctcgatggacgagctcgaggagacacgtgttttgggctgtattctagttacagatccaaactacgttctaaaagtcaagcccgcgcgcctcctctatttatttggaagggccctattacatcactgaagctgtcgctgagggaagggggtaatctcgacaactccagttagacacaatatatgattatagaataaataaaaattaggtgacgcaggtcatatcgccttgtctctgctctgtcagcgtcacggcggtgttcggccttggcaatcagcaggccgagtctggaatcAACACTGATAAAGACTGCTGGCAATCTTTTGAACAGCCtgcttgcacagatacaaaaataccacttcagcacaattgacaataatttatagcaacggcccttaagcataaagttagtgtgatactatatacataattattctaacaccttcggggagggggggggcacaggttcggtggccaagGATGaaacgctggctgtccaaagtcaggacccagggtggaccactcgtctgtgcatcagttggggacgtctctgcgctgctgacctgtctccgctcgggatggtctcctgctggccccactatggactggactctcactattatgctagatccactatggactggactctcacaatattatgttagatccactatggactggactctcactattatgttggatccactatggactggactctcactattatgttggatccactatggactggactctcacaacattatgttagatccactatggactggactctcactattatgttggatccactatggactggactctcactattatgttagatccactatggactggactctcactattatgttggatccactatggactggactctcactattatgttggacctactatggactggactctcactattatgttagatccactatggactggactttcactattatgttagatccactatggactggactctcacacaattatgttagatccactatggactggactctcacaatattatgttagatccactatggactggactctcacactattatgttagatccactatggactggactctcacactattatgttggatccactatggactggactctcacactattatgttagatccactatggactggactcttacactattatgttagattaaagattaaagtaccaatgattgtcacacacacactagatgtggtgaaatttgtcctctgcatttatcccatccccttggggagcagtgggcagcagcggcgctgcgcctgggaatcattttggtgatttaacccccaactccaaccctttgttgctgagtgccaagcagggaggttatggctcccatttttatagtctttggtatgactcggctgggatttgaactccaacctaccgatctcagggcggacactctaaccactaggccactgagatccactatggactggactctcacactattatcctagatccactatggactggactctcacaatattatgttagatccactatggactggactcttacactattatgttagatccactatggactggacactcacaatattatgttcgatccactatggactggactctcactattatgttagatccactatggactggactctcactattatgttagatccactatggactggactctcacactattatgttagatccactatggactggactctcacactattatgttagtgtagtggattgtccgaagcttaagcaggcaacaaaagtagtttagtacaaaaaatgtatttacccattatcagaagtgcaggttgaattgagttggtcgtgcagacaaaccacaagttactccggagcaaacaagacacacacaagccaaaatcactcccgagttccggtcttctgccattttttatatgtctgttgtgcgtcatcgttccttatcgagtgcgtcaatgtcttgttttgcttttcctatctgttccataacaactcgaatcctttagacagtcaacacattctatagacaggttggcacgacttaatattcacttttgtcccacaactggtccattcaatggcacaaaaatacaagagtattgaaaatgagcggacattcttaaaagacaagaaatataggtcaaaaggtcagaaattctactacatacccgccttccagggtcttaagaccctggaccaaaacaatttctgatatagaccactaacttaaatctctaccgcagatagaggcaaaaacctcaatgtttttatacgaggcaaaaattccgtctatgaccctccttcagagcgatcgctgttaccagcctgcagtaaaaccatctcacagaacacaattagtggcctaccctttgatttagtaagggaataacaaatactttgatcatggacatcattgaacataaatagatgaatgtatatagacttatgactgtaagacatttgcaaaaatatttttcccggcatttgcaatgaatgtagttaccaatattgttaattatcaattgattttgaacacacaactgaatttcgtatgagtccatgttcgattagtgctcgtatagatggctcggtggtgcctcaggctggtggcctgccgacacctcgttgggcttttggctgccttggtgaagaaagagatccactcaaacagtctgtctctctttggggtgtggttcagtccattgggcagactgttcagtggcatgtgcgcgctggccgctttggggaaaactcaggtagagttggagctgtgggggctttggggaaggctggggcagagtatggggcgtggggctttggtccaggccctcggcttgcttcaggcctcctcgctgcttcggcactcccgacacttctttccacagctgctggagtcccggtggacacattggctggcaaccttagttgttctcgtcatcgctggcaaggtgttgtctctcctctcggttccttccagtcaggtatcgggtgttggtcctggattggctttgaccgtgcccctcttagcgagtgcaagggaatctggggtggctgctttcatcctcaaatctgcacagaggaactggcacacaaattctacattttgcaaacttaccattttggtctcatggtctttccaccttcctaggaagctgctggtcctgagaagtgctgatcttgtgactgaagaagattaacctgttttcttaaattaggtgccgttgtttgacctaatctttttggggaaaccatgtcgggatattagatcattcacaaaacatttaattactgaattggcaccctcaaaggagggtgccaattaatatacaatacaaccacaccttattgacatcatcacacaaagacaatacatgctcttgttcacatctgtcatcattcataacaacaaccaagattttaacagccatacctcacaatttacaacaaaaatgctctcatagatcctaaaaaaattaaaatgtcaatgaatgatcaatttatctttatcaaatttaaattcaatattattaatttatttgttgtataactattaattcaaagttacaatgtgtcctaatctatgatgttcgtgcatgtgtgtttgtctcaacttccacacagaaactggatagatcagataagcaacaaggctgtaccaaaaaaaagtatagaacctttatttaaccagataagaaaacccattgagatcaagatctctttcacaagggtgacctggccaagaggtcaacagcacatgtcacaaagcagtttcaaaaataatacattaagacatacattttaaaatacatactattactagacatataaatgaatgatgaattaaacaatgtttcaatgtcccacaatccgtatttatttattgatatttaaacgtgtaattttccatatatctattattttactggacttagcaagcacctactactagcacactctacagaccgagaataactgttcaaccacacttagtaatgccaagctagatgctaacttagccttactatgcctcagtaagcaaacttttgctaacctagcccaatgctatgctaacacaatgctaaactagctcaatgctatcagtgtcactcctcttcgaaccaatgcctcacgcagctgtcactcacacagcctcgtcacacgcacacactcttatctcaaaatgtctcccagcttttttttgttttttttatatgcgtcacacagtcactcacacacagagaatttac from Entelurus aequoreus isolate RoL-2023_Sb linkage group LG02, RoL_Eaeq_v1.1, whole genome shotgun sequence includes:
- the LOC133630906 gene encoding C-type isolectin Sp-CL4-like, encoding MPSAVTTILLMGALMVAPAYSWTFAEVAAHCATTELQPCDAGEYRLNDDSCVKFLTSQMTFKEAQEGCQLDDGAVVKLTSLDEHKKLVCMMFAAFPFRLHYWIGAKRGPDAFEWINGGEPLETAPWREGQPDNFNGNENCVWMNSGSWGPFNDGPCSELSAVPCQIAK